From Aquabacter sp. L1I39, the proteins below share one genomic window:
- a CDS encoding group II truncated hemoglobin — MGGEAGIRRLTGRFYELMDTLPEAAECRAIHPESLAGSEQKLFEYLSYWFGGPPLFVERHGAPMMRQRHFRAPIGPLERDGWLICFRRAFDETVEDPGLRDVVMPRVEALAMHMQNKA; from the coding sequence ATGGGCGGAGAGGCGGGCATTCGCCGGCTCACCGGGCGCTTCTATGAATTGATGGACACCTTGCCCGAGGCCGCCGAGTGCCGGGCCATCCATCCCGAAAGCCTCGCCGGCAGCGAGCAGAAGCTGTTCGAATACCTGTCCTACTGGTTCGGTGGCCCACCGCTGTTCGTGGAGCGCCACGGCGCGCCCATGATGCGCCAGCGCCATTTTCGCGCGCCCATCGGGCCCCTGGAACGCGATGGCTGGCTCATCTGCTTCCGCCGCGCCTTCGACGAGACGGTGGAGGATCCCGGCCTTCGGGACGTGGTCATGCCCCGCGTGGAGGCGCTCGCCATGCACATGCAGAACAAGGCGTGA
- a CDS encoding HlyD family secretion protein, producing the protein MLRKIVVALVLLALAAGGGAYYYLKTRQQLPAGFVSANGRIEATEIDIATKYAGRVAEVMVEEGDFVQAGQVVAQMDVEETAAALRTAQAQAQQAEKALEQASHVAEQRSSELDLAVKELQRSETLLSRGFATAQTVDQQRTARFTAQAALSAAQSSLAANEAAVRAAQAEADRLARQVADGTLKAPKAGRILYRLAEPGEVLAAGGKALTMLDLSDVYMTVFLPAGLAGKLALGAEARMLLEPLPDTAIPGRISFVSARAQFTPKQVETQTERERMVFRVKIRIPSQLVSDHIDMVKTGVTGMAYVRIDPAAPWPAWLQSRLTEAVAK; encoded by the coding sequence ATGCTCCGCAAGATCGTCGTCGCGCTCGTCCTCCTTGCCCTCGCCGCCGGCGGAGGCGCCTATTATTACCTGAAGACCCGCCAGCAATTGCCCGCCGGCTTCGTCTCCGCCAATGGCCGCATCGAGGCCACCGAGATCGACATCGCCACCAAATATGCCGGCCGCGTGGCTGAGGTGATGGTGGAGGAGGGCGATTTCGTCCAGGCCGGCCAGGTGGTCGCGCAGATGGATGTGGAAGAGACCGCCGCCGCCCTGCGCACCGCGCAGGCCCAGGCCCAGCAGGCGGAAAAGGCGCTGGAGCAGGCCTCCCACGTGGCCGAGCAGCGCTCCAGCGAACTCGACCTCGCCGTGAAGGAATTGCAGCGCTCGGAGACCTTGCTCTCGCGAGGTTTCGCCACCGCCCAGACGGTGGACCAGCAGCGCACGGCCCGCTTCACCGCCCAGGCGGCCCTTTCCGCCGCCCAGAGCAGCCTTGCCGCCAACGAGGCGGCGGTGCGCGCCGCCCAGGCCGAGGCGGACCGCCTTGCCCGGCAGGTGGCCGACGGCACGCTGAAGGCGCCCAAGGCGGGGCGCATCCTCTATCGCCTCGCCGAGCCGGGCGAGGTGCTGGCGGCAGGCGGCAAGGCGCTGACCATGCTGGACCTCTCCGACGTCTACATGACGGTTTTCCTGCCCGCCGGGCTCGCCGGCAAGCTGGCGCTGGGCGCCGAGGCGCGCATGCTGCTGGAGCCACTCCCCGACACCGCCATTCCCGGCCGCATCTCCTTTGTCTCCGCCCGCGCCCAGTTTACGCCCAAGCAGGTGGAGACGCAGACCGAGCGCGAGCGCATGGTGTTTCGCGTCAAGATCCGCATTCCCTCGCAGCTGGTCTCCGACCATATCGACATGGTGAAGACCGGGGTGACCGGCATGGCCTATGTGCGCATCGACCCGGCTGCGCCCTGGCCCGCCTGGCTGCAATCACGCCTGACCGAGGCCGTGGCGAAGTAG
- a CDS encoding Orn/Lys/Arg family decarboxylase — translation MARSREEGLGMRALLAHSHINSQTPPGRAARALADELIEQDVDVVTATSCEDAGALFAADAAIQAVLLDWDMEGDADHKAALATIAAIRARNSAVPIFLCADRSLASTIPLDAMGEVDDFVWLMEDTPRFIAGRVVAATERYRSQVLPPMFGALARFSQVHEYSWHTPGHTGGTAFLKHPAGRAYFEFFGENLLRADLSISVGELGSLLDHSGPIGQGEKYAARVFGAHRTYYVTNGSSTSNRVILMASVTRNDVCLCDRNCHKSAEHAMTLSGAIPTYMMPSRNGLGIIGPIPPSRLTPEAIKASIAGNKLVGEGVDPTPQHAIITNSTYDGLCYNVAKVEALLGQSLDRLHFDEAWYGYARFNPLYKDRFAMFGDAKAYDPSRPTVFATQSTHKLLAALSQASYIHVRDGRRPIPHGRFNEAFMMHASTSPNYAIIASNDVSAAMMDGASGKALTTESIREAVAFRQIMARMHAEYGERGTWFFTTWQPDFVTDRSGRKVAFHLADETQLATEPACWVLAPGAAWHGFEGLEDDWCMLDPIKVSVLTPGMSPSGVLAETGIPAAIVTLYLDRQGIVVEKTTDFTILFLFSIGVTKGKWGTLVSELADFKRDYDANAPLEHILPDLVALAPARYGALGLKDLADEMFAAMKDLKTTATMADGFSELPEPDLSPVEAYEKLVKGKVEALTLDEMAGRTVATGVVPYPPGIPLLMPGEKAGAKALAYLKALEAFDRRFPGFGHDTHGVEVEDGTYRVLCITA, via the coding sequence ATGGCACGTTCTCGGGAAGAAGGCCTGGGGATGCGGGCTTTGCTCGCGCACTCCCACATCAATTCTCAAACGCCGCCGGGTCGGGCCGCCCGCGCCCTCGCCGACGAGCTGATCGAACAGGATGTGGACGTGGTGACCGCCACCTCCTGCGAGGATGCCGGCGCCCTGTTCGCCGCCGATGCCGCCATCCAGGCGGTGCTGCTGGACTGGGACATGGAGGGCGACGCCGACCACAAGGCGGCGCTTGCCACCATCGCCGCCATCCGCGCCCGCAATTCGGCTGTGCCCATCTTCCTGTGCGCCGACCGCTCGCTCGCCTCCACCATTCCCCTCGACGCCATGGGCGAGGTGGATGATTTCGTCTGGCTGATGGAGGACACGCCCCGCTTCATTGCCGGCCGCGTGGTGGCGGCGACGGAGCGTTATCGCAGCCAGGTGCTGCCGCCCATGTTCGGCGCGCTCGCCCGCTTCTCCCAGGTGCACGAATATTCCTGGCACACGCCGGGCCACACCGGCGGCACCGCCTTCCTGAAGCATCCGGCCGGGCGGGCCTATTTCGAGTTCTTCGGCGAGAACCTCCTGCGGGCGGACCTGTCCATCTCGGTGGGCGAGCTGGGCTCGCTGCTGGACCATTCCGGCCCCATCGGCCAGGGCGAGAAATATGCCGCCCGGGTCTTCGGCGCCCATCGCACCTATTACGTGACCAACGGCTCGTCCACCTCCAACCGGGTCATCCTCATGGCCTCGGTGACGCGGAACGATGTCTGCCTGTGCGACCGCAACTGCCACAAGTCCGCCGAGCACGCCATGACGCTGTCCGGCGCCATTCCCACCTACATGATGCCCTCCCGCAACGGGCTCGGCATCATCGGCCCCATCCCGCCGTCGCGGCTGACGCCGGAGGCCATCAAGGCCTCCATCGCCGGCAACAAACTGGTGGGGGAGGGGGTGGACCCGACGCCCCAGCACGCCATCATCACCAACTCCACCTATGACGGCCTCTGCTACAACGTGGCCAAGGTGGAGGCGCTGCTCGGCCAGAGCCTGGACCGCCTGCATTTCGACGAGGCGTGGTACGGCTACGCCCGGTTCAATCCACTCTACAAGGACCGCTTCGCCATGTTCGGCGATGCGAAGGCCTATGACCCGTCGCGGCCGACGGTGTTCGCCACCCAGTCCACCCACAAGCTGCTGGCGGCGCTCTCCCAGGCCTCCTACATCCATGTGCGCGACGGGCGCCGGCCCATTCCCCATGGACGCTTCAACGAGGCGTTCATGATGCACGCCTCCACCTCGCCCAACTACGCCATCATCGCCTCCAACGATGTGAGCGCGGCCATGATGGACGGCGCCTCCGGCAAGGCCCTGACCACCGAATCCATCCGCGAGGCGGTGGCCTTCCGCCAGATCATGGCGCGGATGCATGCCGAATATGGCGAGCGGGGCACCTGGTTCTTCACCACCTGGCAGCCGGATTTCGTCACCGACCGGAGCGGCCGCAAGGTGGCCTTCCATCTGGCGGACGAGACCCAGCTTGCCACCGAACCCGCCTGCTGGGTGCTGGCGCCTGGGGCCGCCTGGCACGGCTTCGAGGGGCTGGAGGACGACTGGTGCATGCTCGACCCCATCAAGGTGTCGGTGCTCACCCCCGGCATGTCGCCCTCGGGCGTTCTGGCCGAGACGGGCATCCCCGCCGCCATCGTCACGCTCTATCTGGACCGGCAGGGCATCGTGGTGGAGAAGACCACGGACTTCACCATCCTGTTCCTGTTCTCCATCGGCGTCACCAAGGGCAAGTGGGGCACGCTGGTGAGCGAATTGGCCGACTTCAAGCGCGACTATGACGCCAATGCGCCGCTTGAGCACATCCTGCCCGACCTCGTGGCGCTGGCGCCCGCCCGCTACGGCGCCCTGGGCCTGAAGGACCTGGCGGACGAGATGTTCGCCGCCATGAAGGACCTGAAGACCACCGCCACCATGGCGGATGGCTTCTCCGAATTGCCGGAGCCGGATCTCTCCCCCGTGGAGGCCTACGAGAAGCTGGTGAAGGGCAAGGTGGAGGCCCTCACCCTCGACGAAATGGCGGGCCGCACCGTGGCCACCGGCGTGGTGCCCTACCCGCCGGGCATTCCGCTCCTGATGCCGGGCGAGAAGGCGGGTGCCAAGGCACTCGCTTATCTCAAGGCGCTGGAAGCCTTCGACCGCCGCTTCCCGGGATTTGGCCACGACACCCACGGCGTCGAGGTGGAAGACGGCACCTATCGCGTCCTGTGCATCACGGCCTGA
- the mobA gene encoding molybdenum cofactor guanylyltransferase: MSIKVIEGLTGVVLAGGEARRMGRINKALVTVGGVPVIDHILARLAETCQHVMVIANDPAPYAERGLEVHGDVMPHHAALGGLYTALLKAPTEHVFVCACDMPFLSAPLIRHLSYALDGHDAAVPRDAYGLQPLHAIYARRIAPVLQPFLLRGELKLEKVIATLDAHILPPAEVEPYAAEANIFFNVNTPADLEQARRQAGHPGEP; encoded by the coding sequence ATGTCGATCAAGGTCATTGAGGGACTCACCGGCGTGGTTCTGGCCGGCGGCGAGGCCCGGCGCATGGGGCGCATCAACAAGGCGCTGGTGACGGTGGGCGGGGTGCCGGTGATCGACCACATCCTCGCCCGCCTGGCCGAGACCTGCCAGCATGTGATGGTGATCGCCAATGATCCCGCACCCTATGCGGAGCGGGGCCTGGAGGTGCATGGGGACGTGATGCCCCATCACGCGGCGCTTGGCGGGCTCTACACCGCCCTGCTGAAGGCCCCGACCGAACACGTGTTTGTCTGCGCCTGCGACATGCCCTTCCTCTCCGCCCCGCTCATCCGGCACCTATCCTATGCCCTCGACGGTCATGACGCCGCCGTGCCGCGCGATGCCTACGGTCTCCAGCCGCTGCACGCCATCTATGCCCGCCGCATTGCGCCGGTGCTGCAACCCTTCCTGCTGCGCGGCGAATTGAAGCTGGAAAAGGTCATCGCCACGCTCGATGCCCACATCCTGCCCCCCGCCGAGGTGGAGCCCTATGCGGCCGAAGCCAACATCTTCTTCAATGTGAATACGCCCGCCGACCTGGAGCAGGCGCGCCGGCAGGCGGGGCATCCGGGGGAGCCCTGA
- the rbbA gene encoding ribosome-associated ATPase/putative transporter RbbA produces MADPASAPAETAPGTGLSFRGVRHLYGAYVALKGIDLDLNAGASLALVGPDGVGKSTLLALLAGSKAVQGGVVRALGVDMSVRRDREGVQPRIAYMPQGLGRNLYPNLTVGENITFFARLFGASPIEARARLAPLLAGTGLAPFEDRLMRKLSGGMKQKLGLCCALVHDPDLLILDEPTTGIDPLSRRQFWELVDAIKAERPQLCVIVATSDMDEAARFDRVVLMNDGAILADGSPAELLARTNQPNLERAFIALLPERPDGVGQDHDRVAIAADAPVAIEAKGLTRRFGDFIAVNDVNFTIRKGEIFGFLGSNGCGKSTTMKMLTGLLPASSGEALLFGKAVAADDMETRRRVGYMSQSFSLYGELTVQQNLDLHARLFALSGEVAKARIADLVADFDLGPHLEALSDSLPLGVRQRLQLAVAILHDPELLILDEPTSGVDPVARDQFWDRLERLSRDKGVTIFVSTHFMTEAERCDRISFMHAGRVIATGTPGELKAAKGVATLEEAFIAYMEMGGRKDAPVAMPKAVAGGQRKPAAFSVRRMGAYAWREAIEMRRDPVRLTFALLGTALLMLIFGFGITLDVDHLRFAVLDRDQTPESRAYVDEYAHSPYFILEAPLAGPAQLEEKLRANAISFAIEIPAQFGSNLRGGKDTEVFITVDGAMPFRAETIVGYVESVHLRFIQDAAQLAGSPIVSPANLVMRYRYNQAFRSLDAMVPATIALLLIFIPAVLTALGVVTEKEMGSITNLYVTPVTKVEFLLGKQLPYAALAVLNFLVMVVMALTLFGVPLKGSFLGLALAAIAYVLATTAFGLFISIFTKTQVAALFATSILTMVPASQFSGLLQPVPTLDGVARVIGTFFPTTYFMRASVGAFTKGLSLLDLMPFILASLAFWPVLLAAALLLLKKQEV; encoded by the coding sequence ATGGCCGATCCGGCTTCCGCTCCCGCCGAAACCGCGCCCGGCACGGGCCTGTCCTTCCGCGGGGTGCGGCACCTCTATGGGGCCTATGTGGCCCTGAAGGGCATCGACCTCGACCTGAATGCCGGCGCCTCCTTGGCGCTGGTGGGGCCGGACGGGGTGGGCAAGTCCACGCTGCTGGCCTTGCTCGCCGGCTCCAAGGCGGTGCAGGGCGGCGTCGTGCGCGCGCTCGGCGTCGACATGTCGGTCCGCCGCGACCGGGAGGGCGTGCAGCCACGCATTGCCTATATGCCCCAGGGGCTGGGGCGGAACCTCTATCCCAACCTCACGGTCGGCGAGAACATCACCTTCTTCGCCCGCCTGTTCGGTGCCAGCCCCATCGAGGCCCGCGCACGCCTTGCCCCGCTTTTGGCGGGCACCGGCTTGGCCCCCTTCGAGGACCGGCTCATGCGCAAGCTCTCCGGGGGCATGAAGCAGAAGCTCGGCTTGTGCTGCGCGCTGGTTCATGACCCGGACCTCCTGATCCTTGACGAGCCCACCACCGGCATCGACCCGCTCTCGCGCCGGCAATTCTGGGAATTGGTGGACGCCATCAAGGCCGAGCGGCCGCAATTGTGCGTCATCGTCGCCACCTCCGACATGGACGAGGCCGCCCGCTTCGACCGGGTGGTCCTGATGAATGACGGGGCGATCCTGGCCGATGGCTCGCCCGCCGAGCTGCTGGCCCGCACCAACCAGCCCAATCTGGAGCGCGCCTTCATCGCCCTCCTGCCCGAGCGGCCGGATGGGGTGGGGCAGGACCATGACCGCGTCGCTATTGCCGCCGACGCGCCGGTGGCCATCGAGGCCAAGGGGCTCACCCGCCGCTTCGGCGACTTCATCGCCGTCAACGACGTCAACTTCACCATTCGCAAGGGCGAGATCTTCGGCTTTCTCGGCTCCAATGGCTGCGGCAAGAGCACCACCATGAAGATGCTCACCGGCCTGCTGCCGGCGAGCTCCGGCGAGGCGCTTTTGTTCGGCAAGGCGGTGGCGGCCGATGACATGGAGACGCGCCGGCGGGTGGGCTACATGTCCCAATCCTTCTCGCTCTATGGCGAACTGACCGTGCAGCAGAATCTCGACCTGCACGCCCGCCTCTTCGCCTTGTCCGGGGAGGTCGCGAAAGCCCGCATCGCCGATCTCGTCGCCGATTTCGACCTCGGGCCCCATCTGGAGGCGCTCTCCGACAGCCTGCCGCTGGGCGTGCGCCAGCGCCTGCAATTGGCAGTGGCCATCCTGCACGATCCGGAACTGCTCATCCTCGACGAGCCCACGTCCGGCGTCGATCCGGTGGCGCGCGACCAGTTCTGGGACCGGCTGGAGCGGCTCTCCCGCGACAAGGGCGTGACCATCTTCGTCTCCACCCATTTCATGACCGAGGCGGAGCGCTGCGACCGCATCTCCTTCATGCATGCGGGCCGGGTGATCGCCACCGGCACGCCGGGCGAATTGAAGGCGGCCAAGGGTGTCGCCACGCTGGAAGAGGCCTTCATCGCCTATATGGAAATGGGCGGGCGCAAGGATGCGCCCGTCGCCATGCCCAAGGCGGTGGCGGGCGGGCAGCGCAAGCCCGCCGCCTTCTCGGTGCGCCGCATGGGCGCCTATGCCTGGCGCGAGGCCATCGAGATGCGCCGCGACCCGGTGCGCCTCACCTTCGCGCTGCTCGGCACGGCGCTCCTCATGCTGATCTTCGGCTTCGGCATCACGCTGGACGTGGACCATCTGCGCTTTGCCGTGCTGGACCGCGACCAGACGCCGGAAAGCCGGGCCTATGTGGATGAATATGCCCACTCGCCCTATTTCATCCTGGAGGCGCCGCTCGCCGGGCCGGCGCAGCTGGAGGAGAAGCTGCGCGCCAACGCCATCTCCTTCGCCATAGAGATTCCCGCGCAATTCGGCTCCAACCTGCGCGGCGGCAAGGACACGGAGGTCTTCATCACCGTGGACGGGGCCATGCCGTTCCGGGCCGAGACCATCGTGGGCTATGTGGAAAGCGTGCATCTGCGCTTCATCCAGGATGCGGCGCAGCTGGCGGGGAGCCCCATCGTGAGCCCGGCCAACCTCGTTATGCGCTATCGCTACAACCAGGCGTTCCGAAGCCTGGATGCCATGGTGCCGGCCACCATCGCGCTGCTGCTCATCTTCATCCCGGCGGTGTTGACCGCGCTGGGCGTCGTCACCGAGAAGGAGATGGGCTCCATCACCAATCTCTATGTGACGCCGGTCACCAAGGTGGAATTCCTGCTGGGCAAGCAATTGCCCTATGCGGCGCTGGCGGTCTTGAACTTCCTCGTCATGGTGGTGATGGCGCTGACCCTTTTCGGCGTGCCGCTGAAGGGCAGCTTCCTGGGGCTGGCGCTGGCGGCCATCGCCTATGTGCTGGCCACCACCGCCTTCGGGCTCTTCATCTCCATCTTCACCAAGACGCAGGTGGCGGCGCTGTTTGCCACCTCCATCCTGACCATGGTGCCCGCCAGCCAGTTTTCCGGCCTGCTCCAGCCGGTGCCCACTTTGGATGGGGTGGCGCGGGTGATCGGCACCTTCTTTCCCACCACCTATTTCATGCGCGCCAGCGTCGGGGCCTTCACCAAGGGGCTGTCGCTCCTGGATCTGATGCCCTTCATCCTGGCGAGCCTGGCCTTCTGGCCGGTGCTGCTCGCCGCGGCGCTCCTTCTCCTGAAGAAGCAGGAGGTGTGA
- a CDS encoding ABC transporter permease: protein MSTPALTPKRPRLMSNLPPLLMKEFESLRRDTVLMVLVFYAFSAAILIQANGMKHDLHRATVAVVDEDRSQLSHAITDALLPPRFQTPVAVAPGDLDRAMNQARYVFALDFPPRFEQDVLAGRSPDVQLLIDATALMQAGLGATDIANIFQQEVLRFATRSDKPVSYNPTLEVRAAFNQALESSWFTGTMGLITNITMLSVLLAGAALVREREHGTLEHLLVLPVRPVEVMLAKILANGAVILVLTGLSVLVVLRGILGMTIAGSVPLFMAGVALYLFFTASLGIFLGTVVRSMPQLGLMFMLIVLPMNMLSGGFTPLESMPQALQYIMQVSPSTQFVAFAQAILYRGAGFDVVWPRFLATAAVGLVFFSYSLVRFRGFLAAQQ, encoded by the coding sequence ATGTCCACCCCAGCCCTAACCCCGAAGCGCCCGCGCCTCATGTCCAATCTGCCGCCGCTGCTCATGAAGGAATTCGAGAGCCTGCGCCGCGACACCGTGCTGATGGTGCTGGTCTTCTATGCCTTTTCGGCCGCCATCCTGATCCAGGCCAATGGCATGAAGCATGATCTCCACCGCGCAACCGTGGCGGTGGTGGACGAGGATCGCTCCCAGCTCTCCCACGCCATCACCGACGCTTTGCTGCCGCCGCGCTTCCAGACGCCGGTGGCGGTGGCGCCGGGGGATCTGGACCGGGCCATGAACCAGGCGCGCTATGTCTTCGCCCTGGATTTCCCGCCCCGCTTCGAACAGGACGTGCTGGCCGGCCGCTCGCCGGACGTTCAGCTTCTCATCGACGCCACCGCCCTCATGCAGGCCGGGCTCGGCGCCACCGACATCGCCAACATCTTCCAGCAGGAAGTGCTGCGCTTCGCCACCCGCTCGGACAAGCCGGTGTCCTATAATCCGACGCTGGAGGTGCGCGCGGCCTTCAACCAGGCGCTGGAAAGCTCCTGGTTCACCGGCACCATGGGGCTCATCACCAACATCACCATGCTCTCGGTGCTGCTGGCGGGCGCGGCCTTGGTGCGCGAGCGCGAGCATGGCACGCTGGAGCATCTTCTCGTGCTGCCCGTGCGGCCGGTGGAGGTGATGCTGGCCAAGATCCTCGCCAATGGCGCGGTGATTTTGGTCCTGACCGGGCTCTCGGTGCTGGTGGTGCTGCGCGGCATATTGGGCATGACCATTGCCGGCTCGGTGCCGCTCTTCATGGCCGGGGTGGCGCTCTATCTCTTCTTCACCGCCTCGCTGGGCATCTTTCTGGGCACCGTGGTGCGCTCCATGCCGCAGCTGGGCCTCATGTTCATGCTCATCGTGCTGCCCATGAACATGCTGTCGGGTGGCTTCACCCCCTTGGAGAGCATGCCGCAGGCGCTGCAATATATCATGCAGGTCTCCCCCTCCACCCAGTTCGTCGCCTTCGCCCAAGCCATCCTCTATCGCGGCGCCGGCTTCGACGTGGTCTGGCCACGCTTTCTGGCGACGGCGGCGGTGGGGCTGGTGTTCTTCTCTTATTCGCTGGTGCGGTTCAGGGGGTTCCTGGCGGCGCAGCAATGA
- a CDS encoding universal stress protein, with product MPLRLVTFVVRDKQMYPSDVGLHAEDMVANAWKQQAAAAQAQTMDQLPDDITATATIGDGRDWKHAIANVGWLKGDILVAGAHHEQGVWAFLFGTAFTRLLRYASVPVLAVD from the coding sequence GTGCCGCTGCGCCTCGTCACCTTCGTGGTGCGCGACAAGCAGATGTACCCGTCGGACGTGGGACTCCACGCCGAGGACATGGTGGCCAATGCCTGGAAGCAGCAGGCCGCCGCCGCCCAGGCCCAGACGATGGACCAGCTTCCCGACGACATCACGGCCACCGCCACCATCGGCGACGGCCGCGACTGGAAGCACGCCATCGCCAATGTGGGCTGGCTGAAGGGCGACATCCTGGTGGCCGGCGCCCATCACGAACAGGGCGTCTGGGCCTTCCTCTTCGGCACCGCCTTCACGCGCCTGCTGCGCTATGCCAGCGTGCCGGTCTTGGCGGTAGATTGA
- the adiC gene encoding arginine/agmatine antiporter, translated as MSEASTAAPAASANGASSGGKKIGLVAATLMVAGNMMGSGVFMLPANLAATGGIAIFGWLITIVGAVSLALVFAKLASIDPAAGGPYAYARKSFGDYMGYQTNLIYWLANVVGNVGLAVAGLGYLSNFFPGLKDPLISALAQIALVWFFTYANILGPNVVGRLQSFTTSFALVPIVGMAILGWFWFSGKTYADGWNVSGQGTFSAIGATLNFTLWAFIGVETASVSAGVVENPKRNVPIATVFGVIIAAVCYVLSSSVIMGMIPNKELVASSAPFADAARLALGDTAANIVAACAAIGCLGSLAGWTLLVGQTAKAAADDGLFPNLFAKVNSKGVPSAGLAVVAIIMSVQIVATMSPTASEQFGKIASIAVIMTLLPYIYSAIALKVIGYKKMPSKEYSIYTMIALVAAVYSLWAMVGSDGNQTRWSLIFVISTIVFYAIALNHKRDVEDGTVHTGGAAPRWIRYATLAITIAALALMFWEAVGKHEAGTLRTRSPHATLEWRGEKPAGPALHLA; from the coding sequence ATGAGCGAGGCGAGCACAGCGGCGCCGGCGGCTTCGGCCAATGGCGCATCCAGCGGCGGCAAGAAGATCGGCCTGGTGGCGGCCACCTTGATGGTGGCGGGCAACATGATGGGCTCGGGCGTCTTCATGCTGCCGGCCAACCTGGCCGCAACCGGCGGCATCGCGATCTTCGGATGGCTCATCACCATCGTCGGGGCGGTGTCGCTGGCGCTGGTCTTCGCCAAGCTCGCCTCCATCGATCCGGCGGCGGGCGGACCCTATGCCTATGCCCGAAAGTCATTCGGCGACTATATGGGCTACCAGACCAACCTCATTTATTGGCTCGCCAATGTGGTGGGGAATGTGGGCTTGGCGGTGGCGGGGCTCGGCTATCTCTCCAACTTCTTCCCCGGCCTGAAGGACCCGCTGATCTCCGCGCTCGCCCAGATCGCGCTGGTCTGGTTCTTCACCTATGCCAACATTCTCGGCCCTAACGTGGTGGGGCGGCTGCAATCTTTCACCACCTCGTTCGCGCTGGTGCCCATCGTGGGCATGGCCATTCTCGGCTGGTTCTGGTTCTCCGGAAAAACCTATGCGGACGGCTGGAACGTATCGGGCCAGGGCACCTTCTCGGCCATCGGCGCCACCTTGAACTTCACGCTCTGGGCCTTCATCGGCGTGGAGACCGCCTCGGTCTCGGCCGGCGTGGTGGAGAATCCGAAGCGCAACGTGCCCATCGCCACCGTGTTCGGCGTCATCATCGCGGCGGTGTGCTACGTGCTTTCCTCCTCGGTGATCATGGGCATGATCCCCAACAAGGAATTGGTGGCCTCCTCCGCCCCCTTCGCCGATGCGGCGCGCCTCGCCTTGGGCGACACGGCGGCCAATATCGTCGCTGCCTGTGCCGCCATAGGATGCCTGGGTTCGCTCGCCGGCTGGACATTGCTGGTGGGCCAGACCGCCAAGGCGGCGGCTGATGACGGGCTGTTCCCGAACCTCTTCGCCAAGGTCAATTCAAAGGGCGTGCCCTCGGCGGGCTTGGCGGTGGTCGCCATCATCATGAGCGTGCAGATCGTGGCCACCATGTCGCCCACAGCCAGCGAGCAATTCGGCAAGATCGCCTCCATCGCGGTGATCATGACGCTGCTGCCCTACATCTATTCGGCCATCGCCTTGAAGGTGATCGGCTACAAGAAGATGCCGAGCAAGGAATACAGCATCTACACCATGATCGCCCTGGTGGCGGCGGTCTATTCGCTGTGGGCCATGGTTGGTTCGGACGGCAACCAGACCCGCTGGTCGCTCATCTTCGTCATCTCCACCATCGTCTTCTACGCCATCGCCCTGAACCACAAGCGCGACGTGGAGGATGGCACGGTGCATACGGGCGGCGCAGCGCCGCGCTGGATCCGCTATGCGACTCTTGCCATCACCATCGCCGCGCTGGCGCTCATGTTCTGGGAAGCGGTGGGCAAGCACGAGGCGGGCACGTTGCGCACCCGCTCGCCCCATGCGACGCTGGAGTGGCGGGGAGAAAAGCCGGCGGGGCCGGCGCTGCATCTGGCGTGA